The following proteins come from a genomic window of Anaerobutyricum hallii:
- a CDS encoding ABC transporter ATP-binding protein, whose translation MAMLEVKDLEVYYGMIQAIKGISFEVNQGEVIALIGANGAGKTTTLQTITGMLQAKKGHILFEGQDITKVPGHKIVTMGMAHVPEGRRVFANLSVYENLKLGAYTRKDKNEIAQSLEMVYESFPRLKERRNQSAGTLSGGEQQMLAMGRALMSKPRIILMDEPSMGLSPIFVDEIFKIIQQVSAAGTTVLLVEQNAKKALAIADRAYVLETGKIALSGDAKELMNNESIKKAYLGE comes from the coding sequence ATGGCAATGCTTGAAGTAAAGGATCTTGAAGTATATTATGGGATGATTCAGGCCATCAAGGGGATTTCCTTTGAGGTAAATCAGGGAGAAGTTATCGCTCTTATCGGTGCGAATGGTGCTGGTAAGACAACAACTCTTCAGACAATCACCGGTATGCTTCAGGCAAAGAAGGGACATATTCTGTTTGAAGGACAGGATATTACAAAGGTACCGGGACATAAGATCGTAACAATGGGAATGGCACATGTACCGGAAGGAAGACGTGTATTTGCGAATCTTTCTGTGTATGAGAACTTGAAGCTTGGTGCATATACAAGAAAAGATAAGAATGAGATCGCACAGTCTTTAGAGATGGTATATGAAAGTTTTCCGCGATTAAAAGAGAGAAGAAATCAGTCTGCAGGTACATTAAGCGGTGGAGAACAGCAGATGTTAGCGATGGGACGTGCGTTAATGTCTAAACCAAGAATCATTCTGATGGATGAGCCTTCTATGGGACTATCACCGATTTTTGTAGATGAGATTTTTAAGATTATTCAGCAGGTTTCTGCCGCTGGAACGACAGTACTTCTTGTAGAACAGAATGCGAAGAAGGCACTGGCAATTGCTGACAGAGCGTATGTTTTGGAGACAGGTAAGATTGCTCTTAGCGGTGATGCGAAAGAACTTATGAATAATGAGTCTATTAAAAAGGCATATTTGGGAGAGTAG
- a CDS encoding AAA family ATPase, giving the protein MEHTVITIARSYGSGGRTLGKLLAKELGIHCYDRELLRMASEQSGINEALFGEVDEKVKSLPLFGISKKIYKGEIFPPESDDFVSDDNLFNYQAKIIKEVAAEESCVIIGRCADFILKDNPDVVRLFFYAPKEDCIARVKTQNGGTEKEIIRKIEKTDKYRSDYYRYHTGKDWNDSRNYDFCLNTASMSYEKLVAVVKAYIEQYK; this is encoded by the coding sequence ATGGAACATACAGTAATTACGATTGCAAGAAGTTATGGAAGTGGTGGAAGAACTTTAGGCAAACTTTTGGCCAAGGAACTTGGTATTCATTGCTATGACAGAGAATTGCTTCGTATGGCTTCTGAACAGAGTGGTATCAATGAAGCTTTGTTTGGAGAAGTAGATGAGAAGGTGAAGAGCCTGCCTTTATTTGGCATCAGTAAAAAGATTTACAAGGGGGAGATATTCCCTCCAGAAAGTGATGATTTCGTATCAGATGACAACCTTTTTAATTATCAGGCGAAGATTATCAAAGAAGTTGCGGCAGAAGAATCCTGCGTAATTATCGGAAGATGTGCGGATTTTATTTTAAAGGATAATCCGGATGTAGTTCGTTTATTCTTTTATGCACCAAAGGAAGACTGTATTGCCCGCGTAAAGACACAGAATGGCGGTACAGAAAAAGAGATTATCCGCAAAATTGAAAAAACGGATAAATATCGTTCAGATTATTACAGATATCATACCGGGAAAGACTGGAATGATTCAAGAAACTATGACTTTTGCCTAAATACTGCAAGTATGAGCTATGAGAAGCTTGTAGCGGTAGTAAAAGCATATATTGAACAATATAAGTAA
- the eno gene encoding phosphopyruvate hydratase: protein MKKGLNKKDFSIEEVHGLEVLDSRGNPTVEVTIRLGSGASGKAIVPSGASTGRFEAVELRDEEKRFGGKGVERAVTNVNTRISDRLCGCNALEQREIDHILKEADGTENKSKYGANAILGVSLAVARAAAEGLGIPLYRYVGGVNGKVLPVPMMNVINGGCHAKNSIDFQEFMIMPVGAESLSEGIQMCAEIYQQLKKTLAEKEYATGVGDEGGFAPNLNSAEEALALLQEATQLAGYEPGVDIFFAMDAAASELYDENTRRYYFPGESQMKEKEIYRNAEEMVQYYEELVEKFPLISIEDGLSEEDYAGWKVLTYRLGEKVQLVGDDLFVTNVKRLSEGIEKGIANAILIKPNQIGTLSETLDAILLAQKAGYRTIISHRSGDTEDTTIADLAVAVNAGQIKTGAPCRAERTAKYNQLMRIEEELGNSGSYGK, encoded by the coding sequence ATGAAAAAAGGTTTAAATAAAAAAGATTTTAGTATTGAAGAAGTACATGGTTTAGAAGTGCTTGATTCCAGGGGGAATCCAACGGTAGAAGTAACGATAAGATTAGGAAGTGGTGCAAGCGGGAAAGCGATTGTGCCTTCTGGAGCTTCTACAGGTCGTTTTGAGGCGGTGGAGCTTCGAGATGAGGAAAAACGATTTGGAGGAAAAGGAGTAGAGAGGGCAGTTACAAATGTAAACACAAGAATCAGTGATCGTTTATGCGGCTGCAATGCTTTAGAACAAAGAGAAATCGATCATATTTTAAAAGAAGCGGACGGTACAGAAAATAAAAGTAAATACGGTGCAAATGCTATTTTGGGAGTTTCTCTTGCAGTGGCCAGAGCAGCGGCCGAAGGCTTGGGGATTCCCCTTTACCGTTATGTTGGCGGCGTGAATGGTAAAGTACTGCCGGTTCCTATGATGAATGTCATTAATGGGGGGTGTCATGCGAAAAATTCAATTGACTTTCAAGAATTTATGATCATGCCAGTTGGTGCAGAGTCTTTATCGGAAGGAATCCAGATGTGTGCAGAGATTTATCAACAGTTAAAGAAAACGTTAGCTGAAAAAGAGTATGCAACCGGTGTGGGCGATGAAGGTGGTTTTGCTCCGAATTTAAATTCTGCGGAAGAAGCGCTGGCATTATTGCAGGAAGCAACGCAGCTTGCCGGGTATGAGCCTGGAGTGGATATCTTTTTTGCAATGGATGCGGCAGCCTCCGAATTGTATGATGAAAATACCAGACGCTATTATTTTCCAGGGGAAAGTCAGATGAAAGAAAAGGAAATTTACAGAAATGCAGAAGAAATGGTGCAATATTATGAAGAACTTGTAGAAAAATTCCCTTTGATTTCTATTGAGGATGGATTGAGCGAGGAAGATTATGCAGGGTGGAAAGTCCTTACCTATCGCCTTGGAGAAAAGGTACAGCTTGTTGGAGATGATCTTTTTGTAACAAATGTAAAACGGTTGTCAGAAGGAATTGAGAAGGGAATCGCAAATGCGATTTTAATAAAACCGAACCAGATCGGTACCTTATCTGAAACGCTTGATGCGATCTTACTGGCACAAAAAGCTGGTTATCGCACGATTATATCTCATCGGAGCGGGGATACAGAAGATACAACGATTGCGGATTTGGCAGTGGCGGTAAATGCAGGGCAGATCAAAACAGGCGCTCCATGCAGGGCAGAACGAACTGCAAAATATAATCAGCTTATGCGGATTGAAGAAGAACTTGGGAATTCTGGAAGTTATGGAAAGTGA
- a CDS encoding BMP family ABC transporter substrate-binding protein has product MKKLLAFILAAVMTASLCACGSSNSGSEGSTSANGSSTAGKPVAASDVKVGCIMIGDENEGYTEAHLKAVEEMKKNLGLTDDQVVIKTNIKEDEGCYDAAVDLAEQGCNIIIANSFGHESYILQAAADYPDVQFCHATGYQAKSSGLANMHNFFTNVYESRYLSGVVAGMKLNEMIQKGEVTKDKCKIGYVGAFPYAEVISGFTSFYLGVKSVCDSATMEVKYTNSWASFDLEKECAEQLIADGCVLISQHADTTGAPTACEAKKVPCVGYNIDMIPTAPDAALTSATINWGPYYTYAVQSVIGGTAIDTDWSKGVKDGADAITELNDKTVAKGTKEKVEEAQKGIEDGTIHVFDTSKFTVGGKTLEELVESGDEDATKLQSYIKDGYFHESDVAGGMTSAPAFTFIIDGIDSITK; this is encoded by the coding sequence ATGAAAAAATTACTGGCATTTATTCTTGCTGCTGTTATGACAGCATCACTCTGTGCCTGCGGTTCTTCAAACAGTGGATCAGAAGGTTCTACATCCGCAAATGGAAGTTCAACAGCAGGAAAACCTGTAGCAGCATCCGATGTGAAAGTGGGATGTATTATGATCGGTGATGAGAATGAAGGATACACCGAAGCACATTTAAAAGCAGTAGAAGAGATGAAGAAGAATCTTGGTCTTACAGATGATCAGGTAGTGATCAAGACCAATATCAAAGAAGATGAAGGTTGTTATGATGCTGCGGTAGACCTGGCAGAACAGGGATGCAACATTATTATTGCAAACAGTTTTGGTCATGAAAGTTATATTCTTCAGGCAGCTGCAGATTATCCGGATGTACAGTTCTGTCATGCAACAGGATATCAGGCAAAGAGCAGTGGGCTTGCTAATATGCACAACTTCTTCACGAACGTATATGAATCTCGTTATTTATCCGGTGTTGTTGCGGGTATGAAGTTAAATGAGATGATTCAAAAAGGTGAAGTTACAAAAGATAAATGTAAGATCGGTTATGTAGGGGCTTTCCCATATGCCGAAGTTATCAGTGGATTTACCTCTTTCTATCTTGGTGTGAAGTCTGTTTGTGATTCTGCTACGATGGAAGTAAAATATACAAACAGCTGGGCATCCTTTGATCTTGAAAAAGAATGTGCGGAGCAGTTGATCGCGGATGGTTGTGTATTAATCAGCCAACATGCCGATACAACAGGAGCTCCTACAGCATGTGAAGCAAAGAAGGTTCCTTGTGTAGGTTATAATATCGATATGATTCCAACAGCTCCGGATGCAGCTCTTACTTCTGCAACAATCAACTGGGGTCCGTATTACACATATGCTGTACAGTCTGTAATTGGGGGAACAGCTATTGATACAGATTGGTCAAAAGGTGTAAAAGATGGAGCGGATGCAATTACAGAACTGAATGATAAGACCGTTGCTAAAGGAACAAAAGAAAAAGTAGAAGAAGCACAGAAGGGAATTGAAGACGGAACAATTCATGTATTTGATACTTCTAAGTTTACCGTCGGTGGTAAGACCCTTGAAGAACTTGTAGAGTCCGGTGATGAGGATGCTACAAAGCTTCAGAGTTATATCAAAGATGGATATTTCCATGAATCCGACGTGGCAGGTGGAATGACTTCTGCACCGGCATTCACATTTATTATTGATGGAATTGACTCCATTACAAAGTAA
- a CDS encoding ABC transporter ATP-binding protein has product MEQTYAIELKNITKRFGKIVANDGINLQVKRGEILSLLGENGSGKTTLMNMISGIYFPDEGHIFVDGKEVSIRSPKDSFDLGIGMIHQHFKLIDVMTAAENIILGLKGSAVLDMKKVHKDIQELVDKYGFDLDPAQKVYTMSVSQKQTVEIVKMLYRGANILILDEPTAVLTPQEVDKLFDVLRNMRDDGRAIIIITHKLNEVLELSDRVSILRKGKYIGTLQTSEATVESLTEMMVGEKISLDINRPMPHDLKKRLTIDTITCTNEDGLHTLENVSFEAFGGEVLGVAGISGSGQKELLEAIAGLTKLSSGSVVFHSPEGEDIDLAKYNAAQINELGVRHSFVPEDRLGMGLVGSMGMTGNMLLRSFRKGKGFFTSLKAPKELAEKIKEDLDVVTPDIDYPVRRLSGGNVQKILVGREIASSPAVLLVAYPVRGLDINSSYMIYNLLNKQKERGVAVVCVAEDLDMLLEFCDRILVLCDGKVTGIVDARKTTKEEVGMLMTSHKEEK; this is encoded by the coding sequence TTGGAACAGACATATGCCATAGAATTAAAAAATATAACAAAACGATTTGGCAAGATTGTCGCAAATGATGGAATTAATCTTCAGGTGAAAAGGGGAGAGATTCTTTCGTTGCTTGGCGAAAACGGAAGTGGGAAGACCACCTTGATGAACATGATTTCCGGAATTTATTTTCCAGATGAAGGACATATATTTGTAGATGGAAAAGAAGTATCGATTCGTTCTCCAAAGGATTCTTTTGATCTTGGAATCGGAATGATCCATCAGCATTTTAAATTGATCGATGTTATGACCGCAGCGGAAAATATTATTTTGGGATTAAAGGGAAGCGCGGTTCTTGACATGAAGAAAGTGCATAAAGATATTCAGGAGCTTGTTGATAAGTATGGTTTTGATCTTGATCCAGCACAGAAGGTATATACCATGTCCGTTTCTCAGAAACAGACAGTAGAGATTGTTAAGATGTTATATCGAGGTGCCAATATTTTAATTCTTGATGAGCCGACAGCAGTACTTACGCCACAAGAAGTAGATAAATTGTTTGATGTGCTTCGCAATATGAGAGATGATGGCAGGGCAATTATCATTATTACACATAAACTAAATGAAGTTTTAGAATTGTCTGATCGTGTTTCGATTTTACGGAAAGGAAAGTATATTGGGACATTACAAACTTCAGAGGCGACTGTAGAATCTCTCACAGAGATGATGGTTGGAGAAAAGATTTCCCTTGATATTAACCGTCCGATGCCGCATGATCTTAAAAAGCGTCTTACAATCGATACTATTACCTGTACGAATGAGGACGGACTGCATACATTAGAGAATGTTTCATTTGAAGCGTTTGGTGGAGAAGTACTTGGCGTGGCAGGAATTTCCGGAAGTGGACAAAAAGAATTATTAGAGGCGATTGCCGGACTTACGAAGCTTTCTTCCGGAAGTGTTGTTTTCCACTCGCCGGAAGGAGAGGATATTGATCTGGCTAAATATAATGCAGCACAGATTAATGAACTGGGAGTCCGTCATTCTTTTGTTCCGGAAGACCGTCTTGGTATGGGACTTGTCGGATCTATGGGTATGACAGGAAATATGCTTCTTCGTTCTTTTAGAAAAGGAAAAGGGTTCTTTACGAGTTTAAAAGCACCAAAAGAGCTGGCAGAAAAGATTAAAGAAGATCTAGATGTTGTAACCCCGGATATTGATTATCCTGTAAGAAGACTTTCCGGGGGAAATGTACAAAAGATTCTTGTAGGAAGAGAAATTGCTTCTTCACCGGCAGTTCTTCTTGTTGCTTATCCGGTGCGTGGTCTTGATATCAACTCTTCTTATATGATCTATAATCTGTTAAACAAACAAAAAGAACGGGGCGTTGCCGTTGTATGTGTAGCAGAGGATCTAGACATGCTTCTTGAATTCTGCGACAGAATCCTGGTACTTTGTGATGGTAAGGTAACAGGAATTGTGGATGCCAGAAAGACAACAAAAGAAGAAGTCGGAATGTTGATGACATCCCATAAGGAGGAAAAATAA
- a CDS encoding ABC transporter permease: MDNTVKEPLIHLSKREDMPFGKRWLVRIVAIFLSLVVCAGFIFMIIKMNPVEVYEGIVEGAVGTSRRFWVTARDALTLLCVAVAVTPAFKMKFWNIGAEGQILMGCVASAAMMIYAGNALPTGVLLVLMFLCSFAAGAIWGVIPAFFKAKWNTNETLFTLMLNYVAMQVVTFCIVYWENPVGSNSVGIINAPTKAGWLPPLFGLDYGWNLVIVLLLTVFMFIYMKRTKHGYEISVVGESENTARYAGINVGNVIIRTVGISGGIAGLAGFILVSGSSHTISTSTAGGRGFTAIIVAWLAKFNVWAMAVISFLLVFMQQGAIQIATQYNLNENASDVITGIILFFVIGCEFFINYKLEFRGKHSA; this comes from the coding sequence ATGGATAATACAGTGAAAGAACCACTGATACATCTTTCGAAAAGAGAGGATATGCCATTTGGAAAGAGATGGCTGGTAAGAATTGTTGCAATTTTCCTTTCGCTTGTTGTATGCGCAGGTTTTATTTTTATGATTATTAAGATGAATCCTGTAGAAGTCTACGAAGGAATTGTAGAAGGCGCCGTAGGAACAAGCCGCCGTTTCTGGGTAACAGCAAGAGATGCACTGACTCTGTTATGTGTGGCAGTTGCGGTAACACCTGCTTTTAAAATGAAGTTTTGGAATATCGGTGCAGAAGGACAGATTCTTATGGGATGTGTTGCTTCTGCGGCAATGATGATCTATGCAGGGAATGCTCTTCCAACAGGAGTATTACTTGTGCTGATGTTTCTTTGCAGTTTTGCTGCCGGAGCTATCTGGGGAGTTATTCCGGCATTTTTTAAGGCAAAGTGGAATACAAATGAAACGTTATTTACCCTGATGTTAAATTACGTTGCTATGCAGGTTGTAACATTTTGTATTGTATATTGGGAGAATCCGGTTGGATCAAATTCGGTTGGAATTATTAATGCTCCGACAAAAGCAGGATGGCTTCCTCCTCTTTTTGGACTTGACTATGGATGGAATCTTGTAATTGTGTTATTATTAACGGTGTTCATGTTTATTTATATGAAGCGTACAAAACATGGCTATGAGATTTCTGTTGTAGGAGAGAGTGAGAATACTGCACGATACGCAGGGATTAACGTAGGTAACGTGATTATCCGTACCGTTGGAATTTCCGGAGGAATTGCAGGTCTTGCAGGATTTATTCTTGTAAGTGGTTCTTCTCATACGATTTCTACAAGTACGGCGGGAGGTCGCGGATTTACCGCGATCATTGTAGCATGGCTTGCGAAGTTTAATGTATGGGCAATGGCAGTGATTTCTTTTCTTCTTGTATTTATGCAGCAGGGAGCGATTCAGATCGCGACACAGTATAATCTGAATGAAAATGCTTCCGATGTTATTACGGGAATTATTTTGTTTTTTGTTATCGGATGTGAATTTTTCATAAATTATAAATTGGAATTTCGCGGAAAGCACAGCGCATAA
- a CDS encoding ABC transporter permease, giving the protein MTVLITFIQKAIMQGVCMLFGADGEILTEKSGNLNLGVPGMMYMGGIAGLIAAFYYEKAAAHPNGLVGMILSLLAAFLMAAFGGLIFSVLTITLRANQNVAGLALTTFGVGFGNFFGGSLSTLAGGVGQISVAVTGDAYRAKLPFLSKIPVIGEIFFNYGFLTYFAIIITLLMAFFLKRTRWGLNLNAVGESPATADAAGINVTLYKYLATVIGGGIAGLGGLYFVMEYSGGTWTNNGFGDRGWLAIALVIFALWKPVNAIWGSFLFGGLYILYLYIPGLGRSMQEIFKMLPYLVTIIVLIITSLRKKREQQPPNSLGLAYFREDR; this is encoded by the coding sequence ATGACAGTATTAATTACATTTATACAAAAGGCCATTATGCAGGGTGTCTGTATGCTCTTTGGCGCAGATGGAGAAATTCTGACAGAAAAATCAGGCAATTTAAATCTTGGAGTTCCTGGGATGATGTATATGGGCGGAATTGCCGGTCTTATCGCAGCTTTTTATTATGAAAAGGCTGCCGCACATCCAAATGGTCTGGTTGGAATGATTCTGTCCCTGTTAGCTGCATTTTTAATGGCTGCATTCGGTGGTTTGATTTTTAGTGTATTGACAATTACATTAAGAGCGAATCAAAATGTGGCAGGTCTTGCCCTGACAACATTTGGTGTTGGTTTTGGTAACTTTTTTGGAGGATCCCTTTCGACACTTGCCGGTGGTGTAGGACAGATTTCCGTAGCGGTTACCGGAGATGCTTATCGTGCAAAGCTTCCGTTTTTATCAAAGATCCCCGTAATCGGAGAGATATTTTTTAATTATGGGTTCTTGACATATTTTGCAATTATTATTACACTACTTATGGCGTTTTTTTTAAAACGTACCCGCTGGGGACTGAATTTGAATGCAGTAGGAGAAAGTCCAGCGACAGCGGATGCGGCAGGAATCAATGTTACGCTTTATAAATATCTTGCAACGGTAATCGGTGGAGGAATTGCCGGCCTTGGAGGACTTTATTTTGTAATGGAATACTCAGGAGGAACCTGGACGAATAATGGTTTTGGTGACAGAGGATGGCTTGCGATCGCGCTTGTTATTTTTGCCCTCTGGAAGCCAGTCAATGCAATCTGGGGATCCTTCCTATTTGGCGGATTGTATATTTTATATCTTTATATACCGGGACTTGGAAGAAGTATGCAGGAAATCTTTAAGATGCTTCCATATCTGGTAACGATCATTGTTCTTATTATTACGAGTCTTCGTAAGAAGAGAGAGCAGCAGCCGCCGAATAGTCTGGGACTGGCATATTTTAGAGAGGACCGTTAA